The following DNA comes from Anaerostipes rhamnosivorans.
TGTGCTGGGTCTTTCTTCAGAAGTCTATGGATCTGTGGAGGGGATCACAGTGCTTGGGATGATCACGGGGGGAGTACTGATCGGTGTGTTTCCCAAGAGTTTTTCCATGGCTGTGATCCACAGAGTGCTTTACCTGATGCCGGTTTCCTTTCTTTTTATGTGTCTGACTGGATTTGTGTCCCAAAGCCCGCTGATGAATCTATGTGCTTTTGGGGCAGGAGGCTTTGCTGTCATGCTTTCTCTTGGGCTGTCCAATGTGATTTCATTGACTTACATGCAACAGGCAGTCCCCGGATCTATGATCGGAAAGACCAGTGCGTTTTCCACGGCAGCAGCGACAGCCACGATACCTCCCGGACAGTTTTTGTTCGGACAGATTCTAGAAGCAGGTATTTCGGTTCCCGTGTTGTTTCTTTTTGTATCAGCGGCAAGCCTTGGGACTGCATGTTTTGTAAAACAGGCAATAAAAAAGAATTAAGAAATTTTAAAAAAGTTCTTGCATTTTGTATTTAGTTTTGCTATACTATCACTTGTCTGAAAGATGCGGGTGTAGTTCAATGGTAGAACTCCAGCCTTCCAAGCTGATCACGTGGGTTCGATTCCCATCACCCGCTTATAAGAATTATTGAAGAACTGTCTGTTTTTACAGGCAGTTTTTTTTGTTCCATAGGGAGTTGAAGCGGATTTGTCCCCTTTGTTCTTCCATAGGAAAGTTCTGCGAACCTCCCTATGGAATAAAACCTGCTAACAAAAGTCAAGGACTTTTCAGCAGATTATTAAATTATTTCATCCGTCTATTTTTTGCATGCTAAAAAGGCTGGCATTGTGCTCCAGCCTGCACAAACTCATGTTTTCGCAATCTATTGATAAACAGCAGTTACTCTTGCATAATAAATCCGCAGAAATTTATTCAAGCCAGCAATTTTTGCATGTTTCTTACTTTTACCTTCGCTTTCCTTTTTTAAGATATAGTTGTATACAGCATCATCTTTTGGAGCAGGATGGCTCTTAAGAACTCTCATCACCTCATATCCCACCTTTCTGAGTGTTGAAGAACCTCGTTTCGTTATCTTGCGTTTTGAACCGATAAACTGCCCTGATTCATATGCTGGTGGGTCAATTCCTGCCCATGCTATGAGTGCCTTTGCGCTGTGTAGTCTTCTCACATCCCCAATCTCTGCAATCAGCTTAACCGCAAGGACTTCGCCAACTCCGCCCATTTCCCTGACCGCCTCATATTCAGGCAGGGACTTCACAAGTTCTTGCATTCGTGTTAAAATCAGAGACAGAGAACTATCCACAGTTCTCAATACTGATACAGCTTCCTGTACTAACATTTTGGTGGATGGGGTACTGGAAGATAGTGTGGGAATACCACTTGAAGCTAATTCATAGACTGCCTCAGCCTTGGATCTGCTTCGGTGGTATTTCTTTTCTTTTGCCCAAACAAGATACTCCTTAGCAAATGTTTCAAGACTCATGGATGTGATGAAATCAAAGTGCCAAAATTTCTCCACAAAGTCGCTAAGCTTGTCCCTGCCATTTGCTTCATTCCAACTGTTAAACATCTTCTTAATACCCGGCATCACATAATCCAGGATATGCGTCAACTCCTGCAAAGCTTTCACATGAAGCTCCATATAGTACCGGTATCTGCGTCCCAGAAGTTTAAGCTCCGCATAGGTTTCTTCATCACCTTCATACTTTTGCAGCTTGAACCATTTCTCAATTCCGTAATTCGCAATCATTATTGAATCAAGTTTGTCGGTCTTTGCTCCTCGGATGCTGTTATCCTTCGCATACTTCTTCATTGCAAACGGATTAATGACAGATATGAAATACTCTTTTTCGTGAAGGAACGTTAATACAGGCAAATGATAAATGCCCGTAGCTTCCATCACAATACGTATCTCCCCATCTAATTTTTGAAGCAGATTGTGAAAGCCTTCCAAATCCTCTTGCACATGCTGCATTTCAAAAGGGCTGCACACTATTTCTCCGCATGGCTTAAGTACGCAGACGGTGCTTTTCCCTTTCGATACATCAATTCCTACGCTTATCATCTCGAACCTCCTATAACTGTTATTCGTCATTGTTCCAGCCGCACTTATTACCATCCAGTTTAGTTGGTTACACGGGAGCGAATCCCTACCTGCTTAATCGAATGCTTATAACAAGGGGTTGGTTAACGGTTTTATTCACGGATGCAAAGATCCAAAAAAGCCCACGTAAGACCAATGACTCCCCTTATTATAAATAAAATAAGTGCAGGTGTCAGAGTTAATTACTCTCTAACAACTACACTTTTATGGTACTAAAAGCCCTGCGGGCATTATGCACACAAATGCGTGAGGTAACTATTTGACTGCGTCAAATCGCATTTGGCGCGCAAAGTTGCCAAGCCCCTCAAAGAGTGAGGGGTTGGGGTGTTGAAGTGGGCTTGCCCACTTTGTTCGTTATAGAGAGTTCTTATATAAATTGCTCTGTGTTTATGGTATACTTAAATCGTAAGTAGTAAGTAATAAGTATCCGGGGAAGGGGATGTAGCTTATGAAAGAGTATAGACTGTCACAACAGACTGCCATCGTAGGATTTGACACTTTGGAATCCAACCATCTGACACAGGCCAAAAGCGCCGTGATCAGGGGGATTGCTGCCGCGACGGCTTTGGAACCATTGATTCCGGTGATAGAGAAGGGAGAGTCTGCTGTCTTTAAAGATCATCTGGCGAAACTGATACAAAATGTAAAGGGACTGGGGAAAAAAGAGGCAAAAGCAATAGAGAAAGAGACAGCCGCGTCTTTAAAAGGAGATGGGGTCCTAGAGGAAGTTCCTGCGTTGATTGCCTGTGATATGAACTATGAAACAGCAGGTGTAAAGATCATGGAGTACCGGAGCGATGAGACAGAATACAGAAGAGTTGTAGAAAGCATCCGTGCCGAGATCTTGGAGGACGGGAAGCCTTCTGCGGAGAGCCTTTGTCTGCTTTGGCTGTTCCGTGAAACCTTTTTGATCTCTGAATTGTTTTCCTCTACCGAACAGGTTGCGGTGAAACAGCGGATCGGTGAAGCATCAACAGAAAATGAATGCTACAGGATGTTGTTTGAAGCAGAATTTCACAGTGTATTTAACAGTTTTAGTTCCAGTTTTTTAAAAACAAAGAAAAATCTATTCCAAAATCCCTATCTTGAAGGCGTGAACCTCTTGTTTCCTTTTTTAGAACGCAGAAGTGCTATTTTTATTGATCTGGTGGTTTTAGGTTCAACGGTCAAAAGCCGGAGGGAGGCAGTGCTCTGCTATCTGGCTGAAAGAGGGCACTATGCACAAGAGGTCAAAAACGGACCTGAGACGTTGCTGCTCATAGACAACAGCTATTACCGTATATTTCCCATGACAAAAGCTTATTATAAAATACCGGTGCAGGGCGTTAATTTAGTTCCGGCATATGTGTAGGTGCAGTTATGTCAAGGCAGAGAACCATGGAAAAGATCCTTTCTTCCGAGTATGTGACCATCGGAGAATTAGCCCGTATCACTGGCTGCCGCTACAGCACGTTAAAGTATTATACGGAAGAAAAAATCCTTCCGTTTGAACAGGAAGAAGAGAATCTAACCCGCAGATATAAGAGAGAAGAAAGTGTCGCAAGGATTGGGAAAATACAGGAGCTTAAAAGACAGGGAAGAACCATCGCTGACATGAAAGACATATTGATATAAGAAAAAGCGAAGGCCTGAAATGCACCTAATTATGAAGGTGTATTTCAGGCTTTTAAAGAGTCAGGGGCTGGGGAGATGAAGTAGGCCTGACAACGTTGTTTTAGATTGATCATCATTTTAACTATTGGTTAAATTCTCCTGAGGAAAAATAAAAAAGGATTCAATTGTAGGAGTTTCATTGGGCTGATACAATGAAAAGAGAAAAGGAGATGGGCTTATGAAGATCAATGAAATGATTCGGGAACTGCGGATAAAAAAAGGTTTAACCCAGGAACAGATGGCTTCTCTGCTGGGGGTTTCCGCCCCTGCGGTCAACAAATGGGAAAAAGCAGTGTCCTATCCAGATATCACACTGCTTCCTGCATTGGCACGGTTACTGGAGACAGACCTGAATACCCTTCTGTCCTTTAAAGAAGAACCAACCAAAGAGGAAATCACAGATTTTCTCAATGAACTGGCAGCGGATGTTTCCAGTAACGGAGCGGGACATGCATTTCATATGGGAATGGAAAAAGTACGGGAGTATCCATCCTGTGATCCGTTGATTTTGAATGTTGCGGTCACACTGGAAGGAATTTTAGGTATTTACTACAAGGAGGACTGTACTGATTTAAAGAATGATATTGAAAAACTGTATGAACGGGCAGTCCAGAGCACTGATACAGAGGTCAGGGACCGGGCGCGTTCTCTGCTGATCTTTAAGTATATAGACCGGGAGGAATATGACAGAGCAGAAATATTCCTTAAGGAGCTGCCGGAGGAGTCCATGATGGATAAGAACCAGATTCGGACAAGGTTGTATAT
Coding sequences within:
- a CDS encoding helix-turn-helix domain-containing protein, yielding MKINEMIRELRIKKGLTQEQMASLLGVSAPAVNKWEKAVSYPDITLLPALARLLETDLNTLLSFKEEPTKEEITDFLNELAADVSSNGAGHAFHMGMEKVREYPSCDPLILNVAVTLEGILGIYYKEDCTDLKNDIEKLYERAVQSTDTEVRDRARSLLIFKYIDREEYDRAEIFLKELPEESMMDKNQIRTRLYMKQKQWEDAGRVLESRLLKKLNDIQAALMDLMTIAFEENRPKDADEIADISRQVVRLFGLWDYGSYSAQFQLAFARKDTGQCITILKDMFPAILKKWEPGQSPLYRYTGSKSSTDHFGKSILPKILSEFEDPENEEFHFLQDEPEFRQLISAWKEKI
- a CDS encoding helix-turn-helix domain-containing protein: MSRQRTMEKILSSEYVTIGELARITGCRYSTLKYYTEEKILPFEQEEENLTRRYKREESVARIGKIQELKRQGRTIADMKDILI
- a CDS encoding IS110 family RNA-guided transposase, with amino-acid sequence MISVGIDVSKGKSTVCVLKPCGEIVCSPFEMQHVQEDLEGFHNLLQKLDGEIRIVMEATGIYHLPVLTFLHEKEYFISVINPFAMKKYAKDNSIRGAKTDKLDSIMIANYGIEKWFKLQKYEGDEETYAELKLLGRRYRYYMELHVKALQELTHILDYVMPGIKKMFNSWNEANGRDKLSDFVEKFWHFDFITSMSLETFAKEYLVWAKEKKYHRSRSKAEAVYELASSGIPTLSSSTPSTKMLVQEAVSVLRTVDSSLSLILTRMQELVKSLPEYEAVREMGGVGEVLAVKLIAEIGDVRRLHSAKALIAWAGIDPPAYESGQFIGSKRKITKRGSSTLRKVGYEVMRVLKSHPAPKDDAVYNYILKKESEGKSKKHAKIAGLNKFLRIYYARVTAVYQ